The genomic segment CAATAATAATTTTCTGAACGGATTTGATCCAGATGGTCTATGCCTGTCGTTACAAGCATATGAAAACCTTCAGGACTGGCACCAGCATGCAAAAGAAGTGCATCATATTCCAGGGCAGTTTGAATAAAATATGGTCTTGTACTCCGGATTGGTCCTACCCGCTCAGGAAATTTCTCATAATAAAGAGCTAAAAAGCGAGTAATTCCTCCTTCCACTAAAAATTCATATACGATAGAGGCATCTTCTAATCCTGCCTGAGGTCTGGCTGCTGGAGCATTTTCTACCATTACCATAATCGGACGAGGTAGCTGAAACTCTTTCATCAACTTTCCTAAAAATGGAGCCATTTTCAACTCAACCGTTGGCCTACTTTCTATCGGATCATCATCTTCTTCTAGATCACTCTCATTGCTTTCTTTACCATTTCTAGTTTGAAACAGACTCTCTTCCTCAATATTTCTCTGTATCTTCAGATCAGACTCTACGTCATCACCAATACCTATTACAGGTTCTTCTTTTTTACCACAACCGCTTAAGACAATAATTAGAACCAGAATAAACACAATACTCAATTCAGTTTTTCCCATGAAGTTTACACCTCATTATATCTGGTTTTAGTATAAAATAGCTATTTACCCGATTTCAATACTAACTTTCTTTAATTCTATTTTTCCAATCAGGAACCAGTACACCACCTGATAAAATTAACTTAAGTCCTTCTTCAATGGTTATATTAAGATAAATTACATCCTCTTTTGGGACTAAAACTAACATTCCGGATGTTGGGTTGGGAGTTGTAGGTATAAAGATGTTCATTACTTCTACCCCTGTTCTTTCCTGTACTTCTCTAATTCCATGGCCAGTAACAAACCCCAGCTGATAAACCCCTTTACGGGGATACTCAATCATAACCACCTGTTTAAAAGCAGTAGTTGTAGTCTGGTTAAAGACAGTATCAATAATCTGCTTTACTGTGATATATATCTGTTTCACTACAGGGATTCTTACCATCAACCATTCACTTAAAGCAATCAACCTTCGTCCCAATACATTTTTAGCAAAAATACCGGCGAAGATAATCAGAGCCAGACTTAAAACCACACCCAGACCATAAATCTCTCGCCCAAATATTATTTGAATTACCGGTCGTACTACCCTATCGAGAGTGGAAAAAATAGCAAAAATAATATAAACGGTTGCAACTATAGGAAGTAATACAATTAAGCCTGTAATAAAGTAATTTCGAATTTTTCTAAGCATTATTCCTGCTCCCCCTCGACTTCAATTAAATGGTAAAATGTTGATATGTAATTTTAAAATTCGATGACCTACCATCTCCTTAACAGTAATTTTAAGTTTATCATATTCTAAAACCTCTCCTGGAACGGGAACATGCCCTAAAATGCTTAAAACCAGTCCACCCAAAGTATCATAATCCTCAGCCGGTAATGATAAATTTAAAAGATCATTCAATTCATCTACAGACATTCGGGCATCTACAACCAGTTCTTTTTCACTAATAAAATGGTAGTCCACATCTTCAACATCATATTCATCCTGAATATCACCAACAATCTCCTCAATTAAATCTTCAATAGTAACAATCCCTGCAGTTCCACCATATTCATCTAAAACAATAGCCATATGTATCCTTTTATTTCTTAATTCAGATAAAAGTTGATTTACCTTTTTGCTTTCAGGTACAAAATATGCAGTCCGCATCAAATCCTTAATAGTTACATTCCCAAATTCTTCTTTAACAAATTTCAATAAATCCTTTGCATATAACACTCCAACAATATTATCTATTGTTTTACGAAAAACAGGAATTCTGGAATGCCCTTTTGTAATAATTAAGTCAACTGCTTCTGCTAAAGGTGTATTCTCTTCAACACCAATAATATCAATTCTTGGTACCATTACCTCTCTTACAAGTGTATCATCAAATTCAAAGATAGAATGGATCATCTCTCTTTCTTCTTCTTCAATGACCCCTTCCTTTTCTCCTACATTTACAAATCGTATAATCTCATCTTCAGTAATAAACGGCTGTTTTTTATTGGGGTCACCTCCTAAAAGTCTGATGGTGATATTGGTAATTTTTATCAGAATATTAACCAGTGGATTAAAAAACATAGAGACAAACAATAAATAAGGTGCAGACCAATAAGCTACTCTCTCCGAATTTTGATTAGCAAAAGTTTTGGGAGTAATCTCACCAAAAACCAGAACTAAAATAGTCATCCCAAAAGTAGCAATCCATGGCCCTCTAATGCCAAAGAGTTCCAGAGCCAGAGTAGTGGCCAGGGCAGAGCCGGCAATATTAACTAAATTATTTCCTATAAGAATAGTAGTCAGAAGCTTTACCGGACTTTTTATCAACTTATCTACTTTAGCGGCCCGTTCATCTCCCCTTAGCATATCATGCCGGACCTTAACTTTGTTTAGTGACATTAAAGCCGTTTCTGAACCGGAAAAAAAACCAGACAGTAAGATAAAAATCCCCAAAAACCCCAATTCAACAAATTGAATTGGTTTCATTTGCCTGAGAAATCCTCCCCTCATTATAGAGGTTTTTATTTTAAAAACTGAAAAATCAGTACAGTAACCAATATACCAATTAAACCGCCGGTCACCACTTCAAATATGGAATGAATCCCACTCTCAACCCTACTCTGAGCTACTAAAAAAGCCATCAACAATACCAGGCTTGCAATCAAAGCATTGTCAGACATCAAAGCAATGGCTGTAGCCAGAGAAAATGCAATAGCACTATGCCCACTGGGCATACCTCCCCTTAAAGGCGTACCTTTTCCTTTCCATGATTTACCTAGAATTACAACAAATATAGTAACCACCAGGGAAACAAAAGTAAGATGGGTTGGTGACTGTCGAATTCGATTAAAAAGATATAGTGTAACGGGAGTCAAATCATCAACAAAGATCAGATATCCCACTATAATAGCATTAATTGCTGCAAAAAGAACTGCTCCCGCAGCCACATTTTTAGCAATCCGGGCCAACGGATGGTAACGCCGGGTATATAAATCCACCACAGCTTCTACCGCTGTATTAATCATTTCAGTAATAATTACCAGGCTGATGGTAAAAAAGAGGATCAAAAGCTCCACTTTAGAAACATCAAAAAGAATACTCAAAAATAATGCTATAAGTGCTAAAATGAAATGAATTCGCATATTTCGCTGAGTTCTTAAAGCATAAATTAAACCAGTAATGGCATAATTAAAGCTATCAATAAGTTTTCTAACTTCCATGGCTACTCCCTATAAATCCCCAGTTGATTTAAAATTTCTTCTTCTCT from the Anoxybacter fermentans genome contains:
- a CDS encoding DUF3048 domain-containing protein is translated as MGKTELSIVFILVLIIVLSGCGKKEEPVIGIGDDVESDLKIQRNIEEESLFQTRNGKESNESDLEEDDDPIESRPTVELKMAPFLGKLMKEFQLPRPIMVMVENAPAARPQAGLEDASIVYEFLVEGGITRFLALYYEKFPERVGPIRSTRPYFIQTALEYDALLLHAGASPEGFHMLVTTGIDHLDQIRSENYYWRSSKRRAPHNLYTGINYLREFLSNYNSDAISLRFPYQSVGFVNQAKATPAHDIKIHYWGGYTVEYKYDDKKGNYLRFIDGVPHLMEGGKKIYAYNIFVQYVDTKVKDDEGRLEMKLVGSNKALLFKDGFVFKGTWIKEKGEKTHFLDADGNEWKINPGQTWIQVVPLSTKVEYQ
- a CDS encoding DUF502 domain-containing protein → MLRKIRNYFITGLIVLLPIVATVYIIFAIFSTLDRVVRPVIQIIFGREIYGLGVVLSLALIIFAGIFAKNVLGRRLIALSEWLMVRIPVVKQIYITVKQIIDTVFNQTTTTAFKQVVMIEYPRKGVYQLGFVTGHGIREVQERTGVEVMNIFIPTTPNPTSGMLVLVPKEDVIYLNITIEEGLKLILSGGVLVPDWKNRIKES
- a CDS encoding hemolysin family protein — protein: MKPIQFVELGFLGIFILLSGFFSGSETALMSLNKVKVRHDMLRGDERAAKVDKLIKSPVKLLTTILIGNNLVNIAGSALATTLALELFGIRGPWIATFGMTILVLVFGEITPKTFANQNSERVAYWSAPYLLFVSMFFNPLVNILIKITNITIRLLGGDPNKKQPFITEDEIIRFVNVGEKEGVIEEEEREMIHSIFEFDDTLVREVMVPRIDIIGVEENTPLAEAVDLIITKGHSRIPVFRKTIDNIVGVLYAKDLLKFVKEEFGNVTIKDLMRTAYFVPESKKVNQLLSELRNKRIHMAIVLDEYGGTAGIVTIEDLIEEIVGDIQDEYDVEDVDYHFISEKELVVDARMSVDELNDLLNLSLPAEDYDTLGGLVLSILGHVPVPGEVLEYDKLKITVKEMVGHRILKLHINILPFN
- a CDS encoding diacylglycerol kinase, with protein sequence MEVRKLIDSFNYAITGLIYALRTQRNMRIHFILALIALFLSILFDVSKVELLILFFTISLVIITEMINTAVEAVVDLYTRRYHPLARIAKNVAAGAVLFAAINAIIVGYLIFVDDLTPVTLYLFNRIRQSPTHLTFVSLVVTIFVVILGKSWKGKGTPLRGGMPSGHSAIAFSLATAIALMSDNALIASLVLLMAFLVAQSRVESGIHSIFEVVTGGLIGILVTVLIFQFLK